In a genomic window of Plectropomus leopardus isolate mb chromosome 6, YSFRI_Pleo_2.0, whole genome shotgun sequence:
- the cldn5a gene encoding claudin 5a, translating into MVSAGLEILGLSLCVIGSLLVMVSCGLPMWKVTAFIEANIVVAQTIWDGLWMSCVVQSTGQMQCKVHDSVLALTHDLQAARALTIISSVMGVLGLMVVIAGAQCTNCIRAENVKARVVNAGGVIYIISGLFVLVPLCWMANNIISDFYNPQVPASKKREIGAALYIGWAASALLLIGGALLCCSCPSSGNSGYSVKYAPTKRATPNGDYDKRNYV; encoded by the coding sequence atggtGTCGGCCGGACTGGAGATCCTGGGACTATCGCTGTGCGTAATTGGCTCGCTCCTGGTGATGGTGTCCTGCGGGCTGCCCATGTGGAAGGTGACGGCTTTCATCGAAGCCAACATCGTGGTGGCTCAGACAATTTGGGACGGCTTGTGGATGTCGTGTGTGGTGCAGAGCACGGGTCAGATGCAGTGCAAGGTGCACGATTCCGTCCTCGCCCTCACCCACGACCTGCAGGCGGCTCGAGCGCTCACCATCATCTCCTCAGTGATGGGCGTGCTGGGGCTCATGGTTGTGATCGCGGGGGCGCAGTGCACCAATTGTATCCGCGCTGAGAACGTTAAAGCCCGGGTGGTGAACGCCGGAGGGGTCATCTACATCATCAGCGGTCTGTTCGTGCTGGTGCCTCTCTGCTGGATGGCCAACAACATCATATCGGACTTTTACAACCCTCAGGTGCCCGCATCCAAGAAGAGGGAGATCGGCGCTGCGCTCTACATCGGCTGGGCGGCCTCAGCGCTGCTGCTGATCGGAGGAGCGCTGCTGTGCTGCTCCTGCCCCTCCAGCGGGAACTCTGGATACTCTGTAAAATACGCACCGACCAAGAGAGCCACGCCGAACGGGGACTATGATAAGAGGAATTATGTGTAG